A single window of Granulicella mallensis MP5ACTX8 DNA harbors:
- the ctaD gene encoding cytochrome c oxidase subunit I, protein MSTSVPNLHTIVSLPDQSTAKLPKRHYINNEHGLLSWLLTGDHKRIAILYLISITFFFFIGGAFAGLIRLELLTPQSDLVAADTYNKFFTMHGIIMIFLFLVPSVPATLGNFLIPIMLGAKDLAFPKINLLSWYLYLAGGTLTLAALVLGGVDTGWTFTTPLSTHYLNTHVITAATAIFIAGFSSIFTGLNFIVTIHRMRAPGMTWFRMPLFVWSNYAASILMVLGTPVLAIAIVLVALERLVGIGVFDPAKGGDPLLFQHLFWFYSHPAVYIMILPGMGVISEVISTFSRKRVFGYTAVAFSSVAIALFGFFVWAHHMFIMGVSNYSALVFSLLTMLVAVPSAIKIFNWAFTLQKGSITFETPMLYAFGFMGLFTIGGLTGVFLGSLGMDIHLTETYFIVAHFHFVMVGGMLMAFLAGIHFWWPKMTGRMYPESLSKLAAVVTFIGFNLTFLPQFILGYLGMPRRYAAYPPEFQVLNVLSTAGATVLGVGYMLPLLYLGWSLKYGAIAGDNPWQATGLEWQIQSPPLTENFLEVPIVDYEAYDYEWLEKKQREQVTTVG, encoded by the coding sequence ATGAGCACCAGCGTCCCCAATTTGCACACCATCGTCTCTCTGCCCGATCAGAGCACGGCTAAGCTGCCGAAGCGGCACTACATCAACAACGAACACGGATTGTTGAGCTGGCTGCTGACGGGAGATCATAAGCGCATCGCGATCCTGTATCTGATCTCGATCACGTTCTTCTTCTTTATCGGCGGAGCGTTCGCAGGTCTCATCCGGCTGGAGCTGCTGACACCGCAGTCCGATCTCGTCGCGGCGGATACGTACAACAAGTTCTTCACCATGCACGGCATCATCATGATCTTCCTGTTCCTGGTACCGTCGGTACCGGCGACTCTCGGGAACTTCCTGATCCCGATCATGCTGGGCGCGAAGGACCTTGCGTTCCCCAAGATCAACCTGCTGTCCTGGTACCTCTATCTCGCAGGCGGCACACTCACGCTGGCCGCGCTGGTGCTGGGTGGCGTTGATACCGGCTGGACCTTTACCACGCCGCTCTCGACGCACTACCTGAACACGCATGTCATCACGGCGGCGACGGCTATCTTCATCGCTGGATTCAGCTCGATCTTCACCGGTCTGAACTTCATCGTGACGATCCACCGTATGCGCGCTCCGGGCATGACCTGGTTCCGTATGCCGTTGTTCGTATGGTCGAACTACGCTGCTTCGATCCTGATGGTTCTCGGAACCCCGGTTCTGGCTATCGCGATCGTGCTGGTTGCGCTCGAACGGCTCGTGGGTATCGGCGTCTTCGACCCGGCCAAGGGCGGCGATCCGCTGCTGTTCCAACATCTTTTCTGGTTCTACTCGCATCCGGCCGTGTACATCATGATTCTGCCGGGTATGGGCGTCATCTCCGAGGTCATCTCGACCTTCAGCCGCAAGCGCGTCTTCGGCTACACGGCGGTCGCGTTCAGCTCGGTAGCCATCGCGCTCTTCGGCTTCTTCGTGTGGGCGCACCATATGTTCATCATGGGTGTGTCGAACTACTCGGCGCTGGTCTTCTCGCTACTGACGATGCTCGTCGCTGTACCTTCGGCGATCAAGATCTTCAACTGGGCGTTCACGCTGCAGAAGGGTTCTATCACCTTCGAGACCCCGATGCTCTACGCCTTCGGCTTCATGGGCCTGTTCACCATCGGCGGTCTGACGGGCGTGTTCCTCGGTTCGCTGGGTATGGACATCCATCTCACCGAGACCTACTTCATCGTGGCGCACTTCCACTTTGTCATGGTCGGCGGCATGTTGATGGCGTTCCTCGCGGGCATCCACTTCTGGTGGCCCAAGATGACCGGCCGCATGTATCCCGAGTCGCTGTCCAAGCTGGCTGCGGTGGTTACGTTCATCGGCTTCAACCTGACCTTCCTGCCGCAGTTCATCCTCGGCTACCTCGGCATGCCGCGTCGCTACGCTGCGTATCCGCCGGAGTTCCAGGTACTGAATGTGCTTTCAACCGCAGGCGCAACGGTGCTGGGCGTGGGTTATATGCTGCCGCTGCTGTACCTCGGCTGGTCGCTGAAGTACGGCGCGATTGCGGGTGACAACCCGTGGCAGGCAACAGGTCTTGAGTGG
- a CDS encoding TAT-variant-translocated molybdopterin oxidoreductase, whose translation MKNSVGTTRMGTEPTMAVETQQAVVKAQVVNTIAPAKMTLAEVRTKLEGKTGKRFWKNLDELSDSPQFQELMQEEFPRQAGAGEWVDSVSRRGFLKVMGASFALAGLAGCTKQPDEPIFPYVKQPEDLILGKPMYFATAHPFPTGAVPVLIKSDAFRPIKVEGNPEHPMSKGKSDAYTQATLLDLYDPDRSVQPKFRGEAASWGQFQQDFAKAVAGTKTGQGVYFLSETITSPTLASQWKQVSAKYPQAKLVQYDAVNNDRARASSKAAFGDYLDVQYKLEDADVILALDADFLGGIAFPGFLPLSAAYAERHRFEAGKTMNRMYVVETMPTVTGYKADHRLALKPSEIEAFSVALAGGNGSALTNPDAQKFLTAVLADLKKSGGKCVVMVGPQSPAAAHAAAHALNASLGAVGKTVLYTESIAPIPSEQGADLKSLVADMYDGKVQWLVMLGVNPLYNAPSDLEFTTAFNKVPNTVHLGSHVDETGFYSTWHVNKTHYLESWSDARAYDGTISIVQPMIDPLYGGKSAHDVLQALLDPSISAYDAVVANARTYITGDFATGWKKALHDGWVEGTAFSPKLAGQPKAVTPVALNTPAAGAIEISFRHDPSVYDGRYGNNGWLQELPKQITNLSWDNAALMSMDLMSKLKIEENEAIELNLNGRKVIAPVLMAPGHPDDAVTVHLGFGRRAESGRVGAGVGFDAYSLRTSDAPLSASGLKVAGGKGIYDICVTKVHNIEHRGAYAQRDLEHPLSDKEGTYSLAGHEAMERSIIRYATVAEATANPKYAEEGASGTWVNKVGYNPQGEKPGADETFFPDAWHYNHTAVVGAGQKVLQNSWGMSVDLNSCIGCNACIVSCYAENNIPVVGREQVKIGRNMQWMRIDTYFEGDLHAPKAHFQPMMCQHCENAGCEQVCPVGATVHTPEGLNTMVYNRCVGTRYCSNNCMYKVRRFNFLLYADFDTESLKFMRNPDVSVRSRGVMEKCSYCIQRIEAVKIEADKNNRAIADGEIVTACQQACPTDAIIFGNINDPNSRVAKKKKEERDYQVLADLNYRPRTTYTAGVINPNPELA comes from the coding sequence ATGAAAAATTCAGTTGGAACCACACGCATGGGAACCGAGCCTACGATGGCAGTAGAAACGCAACAGGCAGTCGTGAAGGCGCAGGTCGTCAATACGATTGCTCCTGCAAAGATGACGCTCGCCGAAGTCCGCACAAAGCTGGAAGGCAAGACCGGCAAGCGCTTCTGGAAGAATCTGGATGAACTCTCTGACTCGCCTCAGTTTCAGGAGTTGATGCAGGAGGAGTTTCCGCGCCAGGCAGGTGCGGGCGAGTGGGTTGACTCCGTCAGCCGCCGCGGCTTCCTCAAAGTCATGGGCGCAAGCTTTGCGCTGGCCGGCCTGGCCGGTTGCACCAAGCAGCCCGATGAGCCGATCTTTCCGTACGTAAAACAGCCCGAGGACTTGATCCTTGGCAAGCCGATGTACTTTGCAACGGCACACCCTTTCCCGACCGGTGCAGTTCCTGTGCTGATCAAGTCGGACGCATTCCGTCCCATCAAGGTGGAAGGCAATCCCGAACACCCGATGTCGAAGGGTAAGTCAGATGCCTACACCCAGGCGACGCTGCTTGACCTGTACGATCCCGATCGCTCGGTGCAGCCGAAGTTCCGCGGAGAGGCTGCCTCATGGGGCCAGTTCCAGCAGGATTTTGCCAAGGCTGTTGCGGGCACCAAGACCGGCCAGGGCGTTTACTTCCTGAGCGAGACCATCACCTCTCCGACGCTTGCCTCCCAGTGGAAGCAGGTTTCGGCGAAGTATCCGCAGGCCAAGCTGGTGCAGTATGACGCGGTGAACAATGACCGTGCTCGCGCCTCCTCGAAGGCTGCGTTCGGCGATTACCTCGACGTGCAGTACAAGCTCGAAGACGCGGACGTCATCCTCGCGCTCGATGCTGATTTCCTGGGTGGAATTGCCTTCCCGGGCTTCCTGCCTCTGTCGGCGGCGTATGCCGAGCGGCATCGCTTTGAAGCCGGCAAGACGATGAACCGGATGTACGTCGTCGAGACCATGCCGACGGTAACCGGATATAAAGCTGACCATCGCCTGGCTCTGAAGCCGAGCGAGATCGAAGCCTTCTCGGTAGCTCTCGCTGGTGGCAATGGTTCGGCGCTGACCAACCCTGATGCTCAGAAGTTCCTTACCGCAGTCCTTGCCGATCTGAAGAAGTCGGGCGGCAAGTGTGTGGTGATGGTTGGACCGCAGAGCCCAGCGGCTGCCCATGCGGCGGCGCACGCGTTGAACGCGAGCCTGGGCGCAGTGGGCAAGACGGTTCTCTATACCGAGTCCATCGCTCCGATTCCCAGCGAGCAGGGTGCGGATCTCAAGTCGCTCGTTGCGGACATGTACGACGGCAAGGTGCAGTGGCTGGTGATGCTCGGCGTCAACCCGCTGTACAACGCTCCTTCCGATCTTGAGTTCACGACAGCCTTCAATAAGGTGCCGAACACGGTGCATCTCGGGTCGCACGTCGATGAGACGGGTTTCTACTCAACCTGGCACGTCAATAAGACTCATTACCTGGAGAGCTGGTCGGATGCGCGTGCCTACGATGGCACCATCTCGATCGTTCAGCCAATGATCGATCCGCTTTACGGCGGCAAGAGCGCGCACGATGTTCTGCAGGCGCTTCTCGATCCTTCCATCAGTGCTTATGACGCAGTCGTAGCAAATGCCCGGACTTACATTACCGGCGACTTTGCGACAGGCTGGAAGAAGGCTCTACATGATGGCTGGGTAGAGGGAACAGCATTCTCGCCGAAGCTGGCTGGCCAGCCCAAGGCGGTCACTCCAGTTGCCTTGAATACGCCCGCTGCGGGAGCCATTGAAATCAGCTTCCGTCACGATCCTTCGGTCTACGACGGTCGCTACGGTAACAACGGCTGGTTGCAGGAGCTGCCGAAACAGATCACGAATCTCTCGTGGGACAATGCCGCGCTGATGAGCATGGACCTGATGTCCAAGCTCAAGATTGAAGAAAACGAAGCGATCGAGCTCAATCTGAACGGTCGCAAGGTGATTGCACCGGTGCTGATGGCTCCGGGCCATCCGGACGACGCTGTAACCGTGCATCTCGGCTTTGGCCGCCGTGCGGAATCGGGCCGTGTGGGTGCGGGCGTCGGGTTCGATGCCTACTCGCTGCGGACCTCCGATGCTCCTCTCTCCGCTTCGGGTCTGAAGGTTGCCGGCGGCAAGGGCATCTATGACATCTGCGTGACCAAGGTTCACAACATCGAGCATCGCGGCGCCTACGCGCAGCGTGATCTTGAGCATCCGTTGTCGGACAAGGAAGGCACGTACTCGTTGGCTGGGCATGAGGCGATGGAGCGTTCGATCATTCGCTACGCCACAGTCGCCGAGGCTACCGCCAATCCGAAGTATGCAGAAGAAGGCGCAAGCGGCACCTGGGTCAACAAGGTGGGTTACAACCCGCAGGGCGAAAAGCCTGGTGCGGATGAGACCTTCTTCCCTGACGCCTGGCACTACAACCACACCGCTGTCGTGGGTGCTGGCCAGAAGGTCCTTCAGAACTCTTGGGGTATGTCGGTCGATCTGAACTCCTGCATTGGTTGCAATGCCTGCATCGTAAGCTGCTACGCGGAGAACAATATCCCTGTCGTCGGCCGTGAGCAGGTGAAGATTGGCCGCAACATGCAGTGGATGCGTATCGACACCTACTTCGAGGGCGATCTGCATGCTCCGAAGGCGCACTTCCAGCCGATGATGTGCCAGCACTGCGAGAACGCCGGTTGCGAGCAGGTCTGCCCGGTTGGCGCAACCGTTCACACTCCGGAAGGCCTCAATACGATGGTCTACAACCGTTGCGTGGGCACTCGTTACTGCTCCAACAACTGCATGTACAAAGTTCGCCGCTTCAACTTCCTTCTGTACGCGGACTTCGATACTGAGAGCCTCAAGTTCATGCGCAACCCGGATGTCTCGGTTCGTTCGCGTGGCGTCATGGAGAAGTGCAGCTATTGCATCCAGCGTATCGAAGCCGTCAAGATCGAAGCGGATAAGAACAATCGTGCGATCGCCGATGGCGAGATCGTAACGGCCTGCCAGCAGGCTTGCCCGACCGATGCGATTATCTTTGGCAACATCAACGATCCGAACAGCCGTGTCGCGAAGAAAAAGAAGGAAGAGCGCGACTATCAGGTGCTGGCGGATCTGAACTACCGCCCCCGCACGACATACACGGCAGGCGTTATCAACCCGAACCCGGAGCTTGCATAA
- a CDS encoding SCO family protein has product MTAGRTIRMATAAGRGLLGLALVLGCAAPVFAQVSSYGDKATGDNTGDQLPQILQKVQVTQHLNAQLPLDAKFTDDKGAPVSLGQYFDGKHPVLLSTVYYNCPMLCSEEMDGVVSSLLMVHLVPGKDFQIVVVSIDPTETADLAARYKARYVKRYGHPETADGWHFLTGQKPAIDAVTNAVGFGYTRVPGPDGTLSQFAHASSIEIATPQGRLAQYYLGVEYSPKDILLGLIDASGNKIGSPVANILTYCYHYDPQINKHSLIVARVVQLGGMATVAGLGGFMFLMFRRDLRLGRDHDLPQPDDDNRRNG; this is encoded by the coding sequence ATGACAGCAGGACGCACAATTCGGATGGCAACAGCGGCGGGACGGGGACTCCTCGGCCTTGCGCTGGTGCTCGGTTGTGCGGCTCCAGTCTTCGCACAGGTTTCGAGCTACGGCGATAAGGCTACCGGCGATAACACCGGAGACCAGCTTCCGCAGATTCTGCAAAAGGTGCAGGTAACCCAGCACCTCAATGCGCAGCTTCCTCTGGACGCAAAGTTCACCGACGACAAGGGCGCGCCCGTTTCGTTGGGCCAGTACTTTGACGGCAAGCATCCGGTTCTTCTCTCGACGGTGTACTACAACTGCCCGATGCTGTGTTCGGAAGAGATGGACGGGGTCGTCAGCTCGTTGCTGATGGTTCACCTGGTTCCGGGCAAGGACTTCCAGATCGTTGTGGTCAGCATTGATCCGACCGAGACGGCGGATCTTGCGGCTCGCTACAAGGCGCGTTACGTGAAGCGCTATGGGCATCCCGAGACGGCTGACGGTTGGCACTTTCTTACCGGACAGAAGCCGGCGATCGATGCTGTGACCAATGCCGTTGGGTTTGGTTACACGCGGGTCCCTGGACCGGATGGCACGCTCTCGCAGTTTGCGCATGCCAGTTCTATCGAAATTGCCACTCCGCAGGGCAGGCTGGCACAGTATTACCTTGGCGTCGAATACTCGCCCAAAGACATTCTTCTGGGGCTGATCGATGCCTCAGGCAACAAAATTGGTTCGCCTGTAGCAAACATTCTCACCTACTGCTATCACTACGATCCGCAGATCAATAAGCACTCCTTGATCGTGGCGCGGGTCGTTCAGTTGGGCGGTATGGCGACGGTGGCGGGCCTTGGCGGTTTCATGTTTCTGATGTTCCGTCGCGACCTGCGGCTGGGGCGCGACCACGATTTACCTCAACCGGATGACGACAACCGGCGGAACGGATAA
- a CDS encoding tRNA modification GTPase TrmE, protein MIVIPPAEAKAWGLRENFPLEVHRVGSTSEDDAPELIQARHQEVLKVAEQVIEEHAAAFRELAKGPEGPGPYGDV, encoded by the coding sequence GTGATCGTTATTCCCCCTGCTGAGGCCAAGGCGTGGGGACTGAGGGAGAACTTTCCTCTGGAAGTACATCGTGTGGGTTCAACTTCCGAAGACGATGCTCCGGAACTCATCCAGGCGCGCCATCAGGAAGTGCTCAAGGTCGCCGAACAAGTCATAGAGGAGCACGCCGCAGCTTTTCGTGAGCTGGCTAAAGGCCCCGAAGGTCCTGGTCCGTACGGCGATGTGTAG
- a CDS encoding c-type cytochrome, protein MRVARAVTGLSAMAAMLVLAGCRQDMHDQPKFFPQRGTSFYADGRSVRPQVENTVARNQLHQDAYFFTGLQNGKEGEGLPIQLTPAVMERGQERFNVYCTPCHSRVGNGDGMIVQRGYRPAGDFHTDRLRNAPLGHFFNVMTNGFGSMPDYAAQLTPEDRWAVAAYIRALQLSQNAKQSDVAAGQHVQSLHDIAKDEGLPPGFAEPWGLPSTAIYGTPNNQDNGIPGQNLGTAPAAAAKSAQPAAQPAETKQ, encoded by the coding sequence ATGCGAGTAGCGCGTGCAGTGACGGGGCTTTCGGCGATGGCGGCGATGCTGGTTTTGGCCGGCTGCCGTCAGGACATGCACGATCAGCCGAAGTTCTTTCCGCAGCGCGGAACCTCGTTCTACGCCGATGGCCGCTCCGTGCGTCCGCAGGTGGAGAACACCGTGGCGCGCAACCAGCTCCATCAGGATGCGTACTTCTTTACCGGTCTGCAGAACGGCAAAGAGGGCGAGGGTCTCCCGATCCAGTTGACCCCCGCGGTCATGGAACGCGGCCAGGAGCGCTTCAATGTCTACTGCACGCCCTGCCACTCTCGTGTAGGCAATGGTGACGGCATGATCGTGCAGCGCGGCTACCGCCCGGCAGGCGACTTCCACACGGACCGCCTCCGCAATGCTCCGCTTGGCCACTTCTTCAATGTCATGACCAACGGCTTCGGCTCTATGCCGGATTATGCCGCGCAGTTGACGCCGGAAGATCGTTGGGCGGTTGCGGCTTACATTCGCGCACTGCAACTCAGCCAGAATGCGAAGCAGTCCGATGTGGCTGCGGGGCAGCATGTGCAGAGCCTGCACGATATTGCAAAGGATGAAGGCCTGCCTCCGGGATTTGCGGAACCATGGGGTCTGCCCTCGACGGCGATCTATGGAACGCCGAACAATCAGGACAACGGTATTCCGGGACAGAATTTGGGCACGGCTCCTGCGGCAGCGGCAAAGAGTGCGCAGCCAGCAGCACAGCCGGCCGAGACAAAGCAGTAA
- a CDS encoding cytochrome c3 family protein has protein sequence MAQVFDRSSNALARASLVLTGLIVIALGVALNSLQRSPWVTKQGQRPDQPVPFSHKHHVEGLGLQCQYCHVSVEKSSYAGIPPTKTCMNCHSQIWTDAQLLEPVRQSWATGKSINWIRVHDLPDYVYFNHEIHVNKGIGCASCHGRVDEMPLMYQENTLQMEWCLNCHRNPAVNLRPASEVYNMAWAGPSTDKPVWCTTTGKGGPTAQGVSCVTKDPGNQNPELAQLTKPEAPAASQSGTNLQPHPLTGEGQTVSDMPQIAMPASYQKFTSQMDLGRYLTAQYHIRSANELSSCEVCHR, from the coding sequence ATGGCGCAAGTATTTGACCGCAGTTCGAACGCACTGGCTCGCGCGAGCCTGGTGCTGACGGGCTTGATCGTCATCGCGCTCGGTGTGGCGCTGAACTCATTGCAGCGGTCGCCGTGGGTGACCAAGCAAGGGCAGCGGCCGGACCAGCCCGTCCCTTTCAGCCACAAGCACCACGTCGAGGGCCTCGGGCTCCAGTGCCAGTACTGCCACGTATCCGTGGAGAAGAGCTCGTACGCGGGTATTCCGCCGACTAAGACTTGTATGAACTGTCACTCCCAGATCTGGACCGACGCTCAGTTGCTCGAGCCGGTGCGGCAGAGCTGGGCGACCGGTAAGTCGATCAACTGGATTCGCGTCCACGATCTGCCGGACTACGTGTACTTCAATCACGAGATCCACGTGAACAAGGGCATCGGCTGCGCAAGCTGTCACGGCCGTGTTGACGAGATGCCGTTGATGTACCAGGAAAACACGCTGCAGATGGAGTGGTGTTTGAACTGCCATCGCAACCCTGCAGTGAACCTGCGGCCCGCCAGCGAGGTCTACAACATGGCGTGGGCAGGCCCCTCGACCGACAAGCCCGTCTGGTGCACCACGACCGGCAAGGGTGGACCCACGGCACAGGGCGTATCCTGCGTGACCAAGGATCCAGGCAACCAGAACCCCGAGTTGGCGCAGTTGACCAAGCCCGAGGCTCCGGCAGCTTCGCAGTCGGGAACGAATCTCCAGCCGCATCCGTTGACGGGTGAGGGCCAGACGGTCTCCGATATGCCGCAGATTGCAATGCCTGCCAGCTATCAGAAGTTCACCAGCCAGATGGATCTCGGTCGCTACCTGACAGCGCAATACCACATCCGCTCAGCCAACGAGCTGTCGAGCTGCGAGGTGTGCCACCGATGA
- a CDS encoding DUF3341 domain-containing protein, with the protein MPVHEGVYGLIAEFNTPSELVNATEMAHRAGYRRMECYTPYPVEEAAEALRFHKTGVPLMCLLGGLMGLVTGYGMEVWVNTLGYPLNIAGRPLFSWPAFVIPGYEWTILFAGLSAAFGMLAQNGLPQLYHPLFNAPNFRDGATTDKFFLCLEAHDPKFSVTETRAFLEGFSPVSVVEVDH; encoded by the coding sequence ATGCCGGTACACGAGGGAGTTTACGGTCTGATCGCTGAGTTCAATACTCCCAGCGAGTTGGTGAATGCGACTGAGATGGCGCACCGCGCCGGTTACCGCCGCATGGAGTGCTACACCCCCTATCCCGTGGAAGAGGCAGCCGAAGCGCTGCGTTTCCATAAGACAGGCGTGCCGCTGATGTGTCTTCTGGGCGGTCTCATGGGTCTCGTTACCGGCTATGGGATGGAAGTCTGGGTCAATACGTTGGGCTATCCGCTCAACATTGCAGGACGCCCGCTGTTCAGCTGGCCGGCGTTCGTGATCCCAGGCTATGAGTGGACGATTCTGTTCGCTGGTCTGTCGGCGGCGTTCGGCATGCTGGCTCAGAACGGCCTGCCGCAGCTTTACCACCCGTTGTTCAACGCACCTAACTTCCGCGACGGTGCAACGACGGACAAGTTCTTCCTCTGCCTCGAAGCACACGATCCGAAGTTTTCGGTGACCGAGACCAGGGCGTTTCTCGAAGGGTTCTCTCCTGTCTCCGTTGTGGAGGTGGACCACTAA
- the coxB gene encoding cytochrome c oxidase subunit II produces MGISPVLWQFLVKWLHASALFPAEASTISPYTDALYFFLLAMTLVGLLLVGVLVFGFSIRYRREKNPVATQVEGSTLLEATWTIIPLAIFLVTFVWGALLYFRIYDPPANAMNIYVVGKQWMWKAEHPGGQHEINALHVPAGRPVQLTMISQDVFHSFSIPDFRVKREVIPGRYTTIWFQATTPGTYHIFCTQYCGTQHSGMIGEVTVLSPDDYQKWTQQSTSGMSLAQNGERLFASMGCNACHSGNAAARGPNLAGVYGSKLTLTNGSQVLVNDAYLRDAILNPSQHITAGYAPIMPTYQGQISEDGLIDLVEYIKNMQSNFRVQQTLMTSESNQAAPTTPTEGTTSETVKP; encoded by the coding sequence ATGGGAATTAGTCCAGTACTGTGGCAATTTTTGGTGAAGTGGCTGCATGCCTCGGCCCTGTTTCCGGCTGAGGCGTCCACGATCTCGCCTTACACTGACGCGCTCTATTTCTTCCTGCTGGCGATGACGCTGGTTGGCCTGCTGCTGGTAGGCGTTCTCGTCTTCGGCTTCTCGATTCGCTATCGCCGCGAGAAGAACCCCGTCGCCACGCAGGTCGAAGGCTCGACGCTGCTTGAGGCGACGTGGACGATCATCCCGCTGGCGATCTTCCTGGTCACCTTCGTATGGGGCGCTCTGCTGTACTTCCGCATCTACGATCCGCCAGCCAATGCGATGAACATCTACGTCGTCGGCAAGCAGTGGATGTGGAAGGCCGAGCATCCTGGCGGGCAGCACGAGATCAACGCGCTGCACGTACCGGCGGGTCGCCCTGTGCAGCTCACGATGATCTCGCAGGATGTGTTCCACAGCTTCTCGATCCCCGACTTCCGCGTCAAGCGCGAAGTGATTCCGGGTCGCTACACGACGATCTGGTTCCAGGCGACTACCCCCGGCACGTACCACATCTTCTGCACCCAGTATTGCGGAACGCAGCACTCCGGCATGATCGGTGAGGTCACCGTTCTCTCGCCGGATGACTACCAGAAGTGGACGCAGCAATCGACCAGCGGCATGAGTCTGGCTCAGAACGGAGAGCGGCTATTTGCCAGCATGGGTTGCAACGCCTGCCACAGCGGCAACGCCGCGGCACGTGGTCCGAACCTTGCTGGTGTCTATGGCTCCAAGTTGACGCTTACCAATGGCAGCCAGGTGTTGGTAAACGACGCGTACCTCCGCGATGCGATCCTGAATCCCTCGCAGCACATTACCGCGGGATACGCGCCCATCATGCCGACGTACCAGGGGCAGATCAGCGAAGACGGCCTGATCGACCTGGTTGAGTACATCAAGAACATGCAATCGAACTTCCGGGTGCAGCAGACTCTGATGACATCGGAGTCTAATCAGGCAGCGCCCACAACGCCCACCGAGGGCACAACGTCTGAAACGGTGAAGCCATGA
- the nrfD gene encoding NrfD/PsrC family molybdoenzyme membrane anchor subunit → MATQGPIHDPNAALDPMIDPQTGEYAVIAPGHNFKSVTQKIAGIVLTADTPWAWTGGLFLAATVALGVVIGVTWLVLKGVGIWGVTIPGAWGFAIINFVWWIGIGHAGTLISAILLLFKQTWRNSINRFAEAMTIFAVCCAGLFPLLHVGRPWLGYWLLPYPNTMNLWPQFRSPLAWDVFAVSTYATISVVFWYIGMIPDFGTLRDRAKLPLAKAFYGMLSLGWRGSTRHWIRYESASLLLAGLSTPLVLSVHTTISFDFAVAAMAGWHTTIFPPYFVAGAVYSGFAMVLTLAIPIRKFYHLEDLVTLRHLDNMAKVMLTTGSIVAYGYGMEVFMSWYSASHWEFFMMWNRMFGPMGWAYWILILTNIAIPLTTLWSRKLRVNVGYLFFLSFVVNIGMWFERFVIVVTSLYRDYLPSSWGTYRATKWDYILFLGTWGMFTFLFLLFARFAPMIPMSEIRMMLPQTKVHHPGADAEVVTQEAL, encoded by the coding sequence ATGGCAACCCAAGGTCCTATCCATGATCCGAATGCGGCGCTCGATCCTATGATCGACCCGCAGACGGGTGAGTACGCGGTCATCGCGCCGGGCCACAACTTCAAGAGTGTGACGCAGAAGATCGCGGGTATCGTGCTTACCGCCGACACACCCTGGGCGTGGACGGGCGGTCTGTTCCTGGCCGCAACCGTAGCGTTGGGCGTAGTCATCGGTGTTACCTGGCTCGTCCTCAAGGGCGTCGGCATCTGGGGTGTCACTATCCCTGGCGCGTGGGGCTTTGCCATCATCAACTTCGTTTGGTGGATCGGTATCGGCCACGCCGGAACGCTGATCTCGGCCATTCTGCTGCTCTTCAAGCAGACTTGGCGCAACTCGATCAATCGATTTGCCGAAGCGATGACCATCTTTGCCGTCTGCTGCGCGGGCCTCTTCCCGCTGCTGCACGTCGGTCGTCCGTGGCTTGGTTACTGGCTGTTGCCGTACCCGAACACGATGAACCTCTGGCCGCAGTTCCGCTCGCCGCTGGCCTGGGACGTCTTCGCCGTCTCGACTTACGCGACGATCTCGGTGGTCTTCTGGTACATCGGTATGATCCCGGATTTCGGTACGCTGCGCGATCGCGCGAAGCTGCCGCTGGCCAAGGCCTTCTACGGCATGCTCTCGCTGGGCTGGCGTGGATCGACTCGCCACTGGATTCGCTACGAGTCGGCTTCGCTGCTGCTCGCCGGTCTCTCGACGCCTCTGGTGCTCTCGGTGCACACCACCATCAGCTTCGACTTCGCGGTCGCGGCTATGGCAGGCTGGCATACGACGATCTTCCCGCCGTACTTCGTCGCCGGCGCCGTTTACTCAGGGTTCGCGATGGTGCTTACGCTCGCCATCCCAATCCGCAAGTTCTATCACCTGGAAGACCTGGTTACGCTTCGCCACCTCGATAACATGGCGAAGGTGATGTTGACGACCGGTTCGATCGTTGCCTATGGCTACGGTATGGAAGTCTTCATGAGCTGGTACTCAGCCAGCCACTGGGAGTTCTTCATGATGTGGAACCGTATGTTCGGGCCGATGGGCTGGGCATACTGGATACTCATCCTGACCAACATTGCGATTCCGCTGACCACGCTCTGGTCGCGTAAGCTGCGCGTCAATGTCGGCTACCTGTTCTTCCTGTCCTTCGTGGTGAACATCGGTATGTGGTTCGAGCGTTTCGTCATCGTCGTGACGTCTCTCTACCGCGACTATCTGCCGTCGAGCTGGGGAACCTATCGCGCGACCAAGTGGGACTATATTCTGTTCCTCGGAACGTGGGGAATGTTTACCTTCCTGTTCCTGCTGTTTGCGCGCTTCGCTCCCATGATTCCGATGTCGGAGATCCGCATGATGCTGCCGCAGACCAAGGTTCATCACCCTGGTGCAGATGCTGAAGTTGTTACCCAGGAGGCCCTCTAA